The window TCATGGGTTTCTATACTCCCACTGCTGGGGAGATTAAAGTTAATAACCAATCAGTTGCCATCCATAGCCCTCGTGATGCTCAACACTATGGAATCGGCATGGTTTATCAGCATTTCACCTCAGTGCCTGCTATGACTGTGGCTGAAAACCTAGTGCTATCCCGCTATAGCAACAAAAACCTGATCAACTGGAAACAGGAAATGGAAGAACTCAAAGCGTTCATGGACACAGCCCCCTTCCATGTGCCCTTGGATGCCATGATCTCTCAATTGGCAGCAGGTCAGAAGCAAAAGCTGGAAATCCTGAAACAGCTATACCTTAAGAGCAAGATTCTGATTTTAGATGAACCTACATCCGTGTTAACTCCAGGTGAGGCAGATGAAGTATTGGGGTTGGTGCGAGAGCAAGTCACAGCGGGCATGATCAGCGTGTTGATGATCAGCCACAAGTTTCGTGAGATTACAGCCTTTGCCGATGAAATTACTGTGCTCCGCAAGGGTAAGTTTGCGGGTAGCGGTCTAATCAAAGACCTCACAGTTGCCGACATGGCAGAGATGATGATGGGCGAAAAGCGCGAACCCCAAAAAGTAGAGAAAGCCGAGTACGCTGAGGCTATTCCTGTGTTGCAACTTCAAGGGATTCGAGCCAATAAGGACAATGGTTTTGAGGGGGTTAAGGGTGTTAACTTGACGGTTCATAAGGGTGAAATTGTAGGCATTGCTGGTATTTCTGGCAATGGCCAACGCGAATTGGTAGAAGTCTTGGCTGGTCAACGCCCTGCTACTGGCGGCAAAATCTTGGTGAATGGTGAGCCTTATTCAGCTACTCGTGCAGAGATTGATAAACACCGAGTGTTTTTACTGCCAGAGGAGCCACTGCGTAATGCCTGTGTACCTCACATGAGTGTGGCAGAGAATTTGGCCTTTAGAACCTTCGATCGCCCTCCGCAGTCAAAAGGTTTCTTCCTAGTGTTCAAAGCTATTCGGGATGCTGCCCAGAGATTGATTAACACCTTTAAAATTAAGACGCCATCACCTGATACGCCAGTGGGCAATCTTTCGGGTGGTAACATCCAACGGACAGTCTTGGCACGGGAGCTACACGCTGACCACATCAATCTCCTAATTGTGGCAAACCCTTGCTTTGGCCTAGATTTTGCGGCAGTCGATTATGTTCATGGTGAGATTCTGGCAGCACGGAACCGGGGGGTGGCAGTACTGCTAGTCAGTGAGGACTTAGATGAGCTACTGAAGTTGGCTGATCGTCTGTTGGTAATCAGCGAAGGGGAGTTTGTCTATGAAAAGCCGATCGCTGAAGCTGCTGCGGACATTGCTACAATCGGTCAAAAAATGGCTGGTCATCACTAGGCTGGGTGTATGGCGCTGGTGTGTAGTGCTAGGGCTTTCTCTCCCCAATCGACTCTAATGGCTACGATCGCCTTAGTGTCATCAGCCGAAACAGCAGAAATTGAGTGGGTTGCTCCTTAAAGTTGTTGTCGCTCACCAGTACTAGACTGCGGGAGCCGTCAGGAAAGTAGGGGCCAAGGGTCATGCCTTCTAGATTAGTGACGGGAATGCCTAGCTCCCCCAGATTCAGAACTAGCTGCTTCAGGATGGGTTGTAGATTACTAACGTTACCCTTGAGACTAGTAATAGTAGAAACATCAGTGGCAGCACCAGTGGAAATCTGGAATAGGCGAGCACCAAATCCTTTGAGGCCGATGGATCGCTCTAAGCTCAAAAAATGTCCACTTTGATCCAGAGCAATTAACTCTGTCAGACCGTTCATGAGACTCCATGATTCACCTCGATCCATCGGGTACAAGTGCTCAGAAATCAGTATTGGCGGCCCATCTTGAATGAGGTAATGCAGCAACCGATTTTTAATCATGCCTTTATCGCTGTCGAGACCCTCATTGTCTTGGTCTTGAACAAGGGCATATTCGGTGGCGGTAAACAGGCGGAAAGGTTCTTGCAACACAGGGCTGTTACCAACGATCGGCGTGACTGTTAGGGCCTCAAATCCAGCATTGTTTTCCACACCTTTGGCAGGTTGTCCCTCCGTTGGTGGTAGATACTTACTGGGCAGAGGCAAATTCCGTTTCCACTTCCCCGTTATCAAATCAAACTCGCCAACAAAGGGCGCAACACCAATCGCGCTGTTACCCTCGCTGGCAATGTAAACAGACTGTTGGGGAGAGAGTGCTATACCTTCTGGATTGATAGTATCTACGGCATAGGGCTGACCGTCCGCTGTCAACAGTGGCGTAGAGCCTTCGATTTGTATGGTGGCAATTGTTGGCTTGGTGGTTACCGATCCTAGCGTTAGTTTCAGGGTGTAGAACCGAGCAGGAGCATATAATCCAGAATCATCACTAAGGGCATAGAAGCGATCGCGCTGACGATCGTAGGTAAGTCCTGACAGTCCACCCACAGGTGCGCCATTGAATGCCTGCGGTGGCAGGTCATAGCTACTCAAAAACTCTAGGGTAATAGGCAAAAAGATACGCTGCTCTGCCCGCAGTTGGGGTACAGTACAGCCTGACATCAGCCCGATTACCAGCACCATCACACCGACCCAGACCAATCGACTGACCCAGACCAATCGACCTAGACGTTCCATAACCTTCATGATCAACTTTCTACATCATCAGGTCTAAGGATAACGCTGGCATAGTGATAAGGAGATAGGTAAACTTGCGCTAGGTGCTGGATTTCTTCCGGGGTAAAGGAGCGCACCTGGTCAGGATAGGTGAGGGCAATGTCAGCCGTAGCAATTGTGCTGTAAAAACCATACAGTCCTGCAAGTTGGGCAGGTGATTCGGTAGAAAACGCATAATCATTGCACAGCAGCCGTTGGCAGCGAGTTAGCTCGGCCATCGTTGGGGGACAGGACTGTAGAGTTGACAATCGATCGCAAATAATTGCTTCCACCCGATCTAGGTTTTTGGGTGGTAACCAAGCCGTAATCGTGAACAGG is drawn from Cyanobacteriota bacterium and contains these coding sequences:
- a CDS encoding esterase-like activity of phytase family protein: MERLGRLVWVSRLVWVGVMVLVIGLMSGCTVPQLRAEQRIFLPITLEFLSSYDLPPQAFNGAPVGGLSGLTYDRQRDRFYALSDDSGLYAPARFYTLKLTLGSVTTKPTIATIQIEGSTPLLTADGQPYAVDTINPEGIALSPQQSVYIASEGNSAIGVAPFVGEFDLITGKWKRNLPLPSKYLPPTEGQPAKGVENNAGFEALTVTPIVGNSPVLQEPFRLFTATEYALVQDQDNEGLDSDKGMIKNRLLHYLIQDGPPILISEHLYPMDRGESWSLMNGLTELIALDQSGHFLSLERSIGLKGFGARLFQISTGAATDVSTITSLKGNVSNLQPILKQLVLNLGELGIPVTNLEGMTLGPYFPDGSRSLVLVSDNNFKEQPTQFLLFRLMTLRRS
- a CDS encoding ABC transporter ATP-binding protein translates to MGFYTPTAGEIKVNNQSVAIHSPRDAQHYGIGMVYQHFTSVPAMTVAENLVLSRYSNKNLINWKQEMEELKAFMDTAPFHVPLDAMISQLAAGQKQKLEILKQLYLKSKILILDEPTSVLTPGEADEVLGLVREQVTAGMISVLMISHKFREITAFADEITVLRKGKFAGSGLIKDLTVADMAEMMMGEKREPQKVEKAEYAEAIPVLQLQGIRANKDNGFEGVKGVNLTVHKGEIVGIAGISGNGQRELVEVLAGQRPATGGKILVNGEPYSATRAEIDKHRVFLLPEEPLRNACVPHMSVAENLAFRTFDRPPQSKGFFLVFKAIRDAAQRLINTFKIKTPSPDTPVGNLSGGNIQRTVLARELHADHINLLIVANPCFGLDFAAVDYVHGEILAARNRGVAVLLVSEDLDELLKLADRLLVISEGEFVYEKPIAEAAADIATIGQKMAGHH